From a single Calothrix sp. NIES-2098 genomic region:
- a CDS encoding ABC transporter-related protein has protein sequence MSSKPVISIRNLDHYFGHGQLRKQVLFNINLEINSGEIIIMTGPSGSGKTTLLTLVGGLRSAQSGSLRVLGRELCGASTQELVEARRRNGYIFQADNLHGSLTALQNVKMGLELHQPLELAEMRSRAAQILEQVGLGHRLHYYPDRLSGGQKQRVAIARALVSYPQIVLADEPTAALDSQSGRDVVNLMQKLAKEQGCTILMVTHDNRILDIADRIVHLEDGNLKSKVTIVN, from the coding sequence ATGTCTAGCAAACCAGTAATCTCAATCCGCAATCTCGACCACTATTTTGGTCATGGTCAACTCCGCAAGCAAGTTTTATTTAATATCAATTTAGAGATAAATAGTGGTGAAATTATCATCATGACTGGGCCGTCTGGTTCGGGTAAAACGACACTTCTCACCTTGGTGGGTGGATTGCGTTCTGCCCAGTCTGGTAGTTTGCGAGTATTAGGACGAGAACTTTGCGGTGCAAGTACTCAAGAATTGGTAGAAGCTAGACGCCGTAACGGTTATATTTTCCAAGCGGATAATTTGCATGGTAGTTTGACGGCACTGCAAAACGTCAAAATGGGCTTGGAATTGCATCAGCCTCTTGAATTAGCCGAAATGCGCAGTCGCGCAGCCCAAATACTAGAACAAGTAGGATTGGGACATCGCCTACATTACTATCCAGATCGCTTATCGGGAGGACAAAAACAACGAGTAGCGATCGCCCGTGCTTTAGTCAGTTATCCGCAAATTGTCTTAGCTGATGAACCTACTGCTGCTCTTGATAGTCAATCGGGCCGCGATGTCGTCAACTTGATGCAAAAGTTAGCTAAAGAACAAGGCTGTACTATCCTCATGGTTACTCATGACAACCGTATCCTCGATATTGCCGATCGCATTGTGCATCTCGAAGATGGAAACTTAAAATCAAAAGTTACAATTGTCAACTAA
- a CDS encoding ABC transporter, membrane spanning subunit, devC homolog — MMGIIQQLRRRTPLGWLQLSHEKSRLLVALSGIAFADVLMFMQFGFQSALYDSNTRLHRSLLSDVVLIGSQTRNLQRISTFSRRRLYQAMDIPGVKSAEAIYIGTMIWKNPQTRSDTEILVIGFNPDKPTFDLPEVNQQLQAIKQPYTVLFDRGARGEYQKTIAQLERGKAVKTEIQHRTVTISGLFKVGASFGADGTLMTSDENFLRLFPQQLAGNVSVGLIRLQPDSDRQQVAAALKSHLGNEVKVLTHEEFIEFENDFWRRNSPIGFIFNLGVSMGFSVGVILVYQVLSTDVNAHVREYATFKAMGYRNLYLLGVVFEEAVILAILGFIPGTAVSLVLYYLTCNATNLPMYMTATRALCVLILTIIMCAISGAIATRKLQSTDPADMF, encoded by the coding sequence ATGATGGGAATCATCCAACAACTGCGACGGCGAACACCTCTAGGATGGTTACAACTGAGTCATGAAAAAAGTCGCCTGCTGGTAGCACTGTCAGGTATTGCTTTTGCTGATGTCCTGATGTTCATGCAATTTGGCTTTCAGAGTGCTTTGTATGACAGTAACACCAGACTACATCGCAGTTTGCTCTCAGATGTCGTACTTATCGGTTCCCAAACTCGTAACTTACAAAGAATATCTACCTTTTCACGGCGACGACTTTACCAAGCTATGGATATACCTGGGGTGAAGTCAGCAGAGGCAATTTATATCGGCACAATGATTTGGAAGAATCCGCAAACACGAAGCGACACAGAGATTCTCGTAATTGGGTTTAATCCAGATAAGCCCACATTTGATCTACCAGAAGTTAATCAACAGTTGCAGGCGATTAAACAACCATACACAGTCTTATTCGACCGTGGTGCTAGAGGAGAATATCAAAAAACAATTGCCCAACTCGAACGGGGTAAGGCCGTCAAGACCGAAATTCAACACCGAACGGTAACTATTAGTGGTTTATTTAAAGTCGGGGCTTCCTTTGGGGCTGATGGCACTTTGATGACTAGCGATGAGAACTTTCTGCGGCTATTTCCCCAACAGCTAGCTGGTAATGTCAGTGTCGGTTTGATTCGGTTGCAACCAGATAGCGATCGCCAGCAGGTAGCAGCAGCATTAAAATCTCATTTAGGAAATGAGGTCAAAGTGCTGACTCATGAAGAATTTATTGAGTTTGAGAATGATTTTTGGCGCAGAAACTCTCCGATTGGATTTATTTTTAATCTGGGTGTGTCGATGGGTTTTTCTGTAGGAGTGATTCTTGTGTATCAAGTCCTCTCTACAGATGTGAATGCTCATGTCAGAGAATATGCCACTTTTAAAGCGATGGGTTATCGCAATTTATACTTGCTTGGTGTAGTCTTTGAAGAAGCCGTAATTTTAGCTATTTTAGGCTTTATACCTGGAACAGCAGTCTCTTTGGTACTTTATTATCTCACTTGTAATGCGACAAATTTACCAATGTACATGACTGCTACTAGAGCTTTATGCGTGCTAATTCTGACAATTATTATGTGTGCAATTTCAGGGGCGATCGCTACTCGTAAATTACAGTCTACAGACCCCGCAGATATGTTTTAA
- a CDS encoding HlyD family secretion protein, whose amino-acid sequence MVQNSKLGYRLSPKSILRPSILIGIIASLLVGGISFYTVKRLQDSSNLDTQVAAKKLPEIKTVTALGRLEPKGEIIKLSATVSVQGSRVEQLFVKEGNRVKKNQVIAILDSRDRLQAALKEVQEQVKVAQANLAKTQAGAKRGEIFAQKAAIARLAAERKGNIEAQTATVARLQAQVENAAAEDRRYQQLYHQGAISASQKDSKRLTLESARKNLQEAQAQLQQIQSASQQQLKEATANLDRISEVRSVDVAAAKAEVDRAEAAMSLAKANLQQAYVRSPQDGQVFEIHSRPGEIISDDGIANIGQTNQMYAVAEVYESDISKVHPGQRVRVINEFLPDELQGTVDWVGLQVRRQNVINTDPSSNIDGRIIEVHIRLDRASSQKAAKFTNMQVKVVIQTQQS is encoded by the coding sequence ATGGTGCAAAATTCAAAACTAGGGTACAGATTGTCCCCTAAGTCTATTCTGCGTCCATCCATTTTGATCGGTATAATTGCATCTTTATTGGTTGGCGGTATCAGCTTTTATACAGTAAAACGTTTGCAAGATTCTAGCAACTTAGACACACAAGTAGCAGCTAAAAAATTACCTGAAATTAAAACGGTAACAGCTTTGGGAAGATTAGAACCAAAGGGAGAGATTATTAAACTTTCTGCTACTGTCTCTGTGCAAGGGAGCCGAGTAGAGCAGTTATTCGTCAAGGAAGGAAATAGAGTTAAAAAAAATCAGGTAATTGCCATTTTAGACAGTCGCGATCGCCTCCAAGCAGCTTTAAAAGAAGTCCAAGAACAAGTAAAAGTAGCTCAAGCAAATCTGGCTAAAACGCAAGCAGGAGCCAAACGCGGTGAAATCTTCGCTCAAAAAGCCGCGATCGCGCGTTTAGCCGCAGAACGCAAAGGCAATATCGAGGCGCAAACAGCTACAGTCGCCCGCTTGCAAGCCCAAGTGGAAAACGCCGCAGCCGAAGACCGCCGCTATCAGCAGTTGTATCACCAAGGAGCAATTTCTGCTTCTCAAAAAGATAGCAAACGCCTGACTTTAGAAAGCGCCCGTAAAAATCTTCAAGAAGCCCAAGCACAATTACAACAAATTCAATCGGCTAGCCAACAACAACTTAAAGAAGCCACAGCCAATCTAGATCGAATTAGTGAAGTTCGCAGTGTCGATGTTGCAGCCGCTAAAGCAGAAGTAGATCGTGCCGAAGCCGCCATGAGTTTAGCAAAAGCAAATTTACAACAAGCTTACGTGCGATCGCCCCAAGATGGACAAGTATTTGAGATCCACAGCCGTCCGGGAGAAATCATCTCAGATGATGGTATCGCCAATATTGGGCAAACCAACCAGATGTACGCTGTAGCTGAGGTTTATGAAAGCGATATCAGCAAAGTACATCCAGGTCAGCGAGTACGAGTAATTAATGAATTTCTCCCTGATGAATTGCAGGGAACGGTAGATTGGGTAGGCTTACAAGTGCGACGGCAAAATGTCATCAATACAGACCCTTCTAGCAATATTGATGGCCGAATTATTGAAGTTCATATACGCCTAGATCGAGCCTCCAGCCAAAAAGCTGCCAAATTTACTAATATGCAAGTCAAAGTAGTAATCCAAACACAGCAATCCTAA
- a CDS encoding glycerophosphoryl diester phosphodiesterase, translating to MAKNVIIMIGDGMGWEMARAASIYKEIQNGKTGANLSDFYTEGKGQGLNFQTLQGYGLVTTYGTTIADSKGVFSTGNSALDGTNPITGESPVRPGFKFDPTFNPGNTPTGGAKVSDGAVGNLVGYDPAKGGVNPWTPGSDPEYIKYSYPDSANTATTLYTGVKSYNNAIGVDIFEDPLETILKTANSVGKSTGLVSSVPIDHATPGAAAANVNRRSKYDGEYPGLDNILQQELRVYQPTVLLGGGHPLSAPGDLLPSGVEPNTSNEFISKSTYTELSTKPTNNLYGYTFLERGQDAAKKLAETAAKLDPEKGDRLLGLYGARGQNGNLPVSSANGDYSTTGLDMFSVFANQGDDAKVDKKRPLLPGETDASFIAKEVNENPTLNDLTKAALNVLQKDPDGFWLMVEGGDIDWSAHDDNIDNLIGTMLDFDKAVGSTIDWIDKNGGWENNLLIVTADHDHYLTLNGDFPTLVTNKGAEALTDLDKPAEVGHYWGSDPNVKYGWGSHTNRPVPVYYQGAGSEVLTSLAGKGYEAYGYQIPGIAGLNDQTHIYQTMFASIVPKVELVGFASLPADTFSEGTASGSKISANGRTGPFPGQPVQGLSGVQFANSNSFYFLSDNGYGAKDNSADFLLRIQRLDPNFKGTENGDGSVKFLDYIQLSDPDKKVPFKITNEGTSERWLTGADFDVESLIVDKDGSFWIGDEFGPYLLHFDSTGKLLEAPIATPDEFKTLDGKAPKVLGHRGASGFRPEHTLESYKLAIEQGADFIEPDLVVTKDGVLIARHEPALAVLNADGTLNTSNTTTNVAEIAKFADRKKTVNLDGTQITGWFAEDFTLAEIKELKAIERLSFRDRSYNGQFEIPTLKEIIDLVKDVEAKTGKKIGIYPETKHPTYTAKEATYVGTDTKINRNLGQILIDTLKAENFTDPSRIFIQSFEVGNLKELHDVIMPKAGVDIPLVQLLDAKDIDINGKLIESQPYDLKVSGDKRTYGDLRTPEGLAEIAKYADGIGPWKRMIVSVKGTDADGDGKADDVNKDGVVNDADKTTLPPTTLVQDAHAAGLQVHPYTFRNESQYLAADYKGNPELEFQQFIQLGVDAFFTDFPITGDKVRDLLNDPQNNLVRSPQNPDVLSGKAFANLGGSKGFEGGTINASKTKLYMLLEGTVQGDPTGALRINEFDIASRKYTEKELYYKLDNPANAIGDFTVINDNEYLVIERDNNQGAAAKFKRIYKVDLSKTDANGYVQKQEVADLLNIQDPNDLNGDGKKTFDFPFQTIEDVLVIDKNTILVANDNNYPFSTGRPGNDPKNPIIDNNEILLLKLEKPLNLAPGVGQPSALDLNFGSPNSDDVTLKPGQVLITAEGADNIEATSSNLINAGGGNDTVQVGSNSSVLGGDGDDNIVVGQNGPASGTGVDGGNGKDTLVVAEAKGRNNLFGGAGADTLVVIEGSGQLQFGGSGNDTITSGGSNNRLYGGSGDDILNSNTKDSLFGGDGDDVLFAGFGGGNRLTGGAGADQLWIVNASLPTSKNIVTDFTPGIDVIGIGGIAGVSKFSDLTLLQQGNDTLVKAANTELASLLGITSTNLTANNFAFA from the coding sequence ATGGCTAAGAACGTCATCATTATGATTGGGGATGGTATGGGCTGGGAAATGGCTCGTGCTGCATCCATATATAAAGAGATTCAAAATGGTAAAACAGGTGCTAATCTCAGCGATTTTTATACAGAAGGTAAGGGTCAAGGATTAAACTTTCAAACGCTCCAAGGTTATGGTTTAGTAACTACCTATGGCACAACGATCGCAGATAGCAAAGGAGTGTTTAGTACTGGTAACTCAGCTCTAGATGGTACTAATCCAATCACTGGTGAGAGTCCGGTTCGTCCTGGTTTCAAATTTGACCCAACTTTTAACCCAGGTAATACCCCAACAGGTGGTGCAAAAGTTAGTGATGGTGCTGTTGGTAACCTAGTAGGTTACGACCCAGCTAAAGGTGGCGTTAATCCTTGGACTCCCGGTAGCGACCCGGAATATATAAAATACAGCTATCCCGACTCTGCAAACACCGCTACTACTCTCTACACTGGAGTCAAAAGCTACAACAACGCTATTGGCGTTGATATTTTTGAAGATCCTCTGGAAACAATTCTCAAAACTGCGAACAGTGTCGGTAAATCCACTGGTTTGGTCAGTTCGGTTCCCATAGACCATGCAACACCTGGTGCTGCGGCGGCTAATGTTAACCGTCGCAGCAAGTATGATGGCGAATATCCAGGATTAGACAACATTCTGCAACAGGAACTCCGAGTTTATCAACCCACAGTCTTACTTGGTGGCGGTCATCCACTCTCTGCACCTGGAGACTTATTACCCTCAGGAGTTGAGCCGAATACCAGCAATGAATTTATCAGTAAATCTACTTATACAGAACTCAGCACTAAACCCACTAATAACCTCTACGGTTACACCTTTTTAGAAAGAGGTCAGGATGCAGCTAAGAAATTAGCGGAAACGGCGGCGAAACTCGATCCCGAAAAAGGCGATCGCCTCCTGGGTTTGTACGGTGCGCGCGGTCAAAATGGTAACTTGCCTGTCAGTTCTGCTAACGGTGATTACAGCACCACTGGATTAGATATGTTTAGCGTTTTCGCTAATCAAGGTGATGACGCCAAAGTGGATAAAAAGCGTCCCCTACTTCCAGGTGAGACCGATGCATCTTTTATTGCCAAAGAGGTTAACGAAAACCCCACTCTCAACGATCTAACAAAGGCTGCATTAAATGTATTACAGAAAGACCCCGACGGTTTTTGGTTAATGGTTGAGGGTGGCGATATTGACTGGTCAGCCCATGATGACAACATAGACAACCTGATCGGTACTATGTTGGACTTCGACAAAGCAGTCGGCTCAACAATTGACTGGATCGACAAAAATGGCGGTTGGGAAAACAACCTCCTCATCGTTACTGCTGACCACGATCACTACCTGACTCTCAACGGTGATTTTCCCACTCTAGTAACAAATAAAGGTGCTGAAGCTTTAACCGATTTGGATAAGCCAGCAGAAGTGGGACATTATTGGGGTTCCGATCCCAATGTTAAATATGGTTGGGGAAGTCACACTAACCGTCCAGTTCCCGTTTACTACCAAGGTGCTGGTTCGGAAGTTCTCACTAGCCTGGCGGGTAAAGGGTATGAAGCCTATGGTTATCAGATTCCGGGAATTGCGGGTTTAAACGATCAAACCCACATTTACCAAACTATGTTTGCTTCAATAGTACCTAAAGTTGAGTTAGTCGGTTTTGCTTCTCTCCCGGCGGATACTTTTAGTGAAGGGACTGCTTCTGGTAGCAAGATTTCTGCCAACGGTAGAACCGGGCCTTTCCCAGGACAGCCAGTACAAGGCTTAAGTGGCGTACAATTCGCTAACAGTAATTCCTTCTACTTCCTCTCAGACAACGGTTACGGTGCTAAAGACAACAGTGCAGACTTTTTGCTACGTATCCAACGTCTAGACCCGAATTTTAAGGGAACAGAAAATGGCGATGGTAGTGTCAAGTTTTTAGACTACATCCAACTATCCGATCCAGATAAAAAGGTTCCTTTCAAAATTACTAATGAGGGAACTAGTGAAAGATGGCTAACTGGTGCTGACTTTGATGTTGAATCATTGATCGTTGATAAAGACGGTAGCTTCTGGATTGGTGATGAGTTTGGCCCCTACCTGCTACATTTTGATAGTACTGGTAAGTTATTAGAAGCTCCCATTGCGACACCCGATGAATTTAAGACTTTAGACGGTAAAGCACCGAAAGTTCTGGGTCATAGAGGCGCAAGCGGCTTTCGTCCAGAGCATACCCTTGAATCATATAAACTGGCAATTGAGCAAGGTGCAGACTTTATTGAGCCAGACTTGGTAGTTACCAAAGATGGTGTGCTAATTGCTCGTCATGAACCAGCTTTAGCGGTTTTAAATGCTGATGGCACTTTAAATACCAGCAATACCACCACCAATGTGGCTGAAATCGCTAAATTTGCCGATCGCAAGAAAACTGTAAATTTAGATGGAACCCAAATTACAGGTTGGTTTGCTGAAGATTTCACCTTAGCTGAAATCAAAGAATTAAAAGCAATTGAGCGTCTATCTTTCCGCGATCGATCCTACAACGGTCAATTTGAAATTCCTACTTTAAAGGAAATCATTGACCTAGTTAAGGATGTGGAAGCTAAAACTGGTAAAAAGATTGGCATTTACCCAGAAACCAAACATCCAACTTACACTGCCAAAGAAGCTACCTATGTAGGCACAGACACCAAAATTAACCGGAATTTGGGTCAGATACTCATCGATACGCTCAAAGCAGAGAACTTCACCGATCCTAGCCGTATTTTCATTCAGTCCTTTGAAGTCGGCAACCTCAAAGAACTGCATGATGTCATCATGCCTAAAGCTGGGGTAGATATCCCACTTGTCCAACTTCTCGATGCCAAAGACATTGACATCAACGGTAAGCTGATTGAAAGTCAGCCTTACGATCTAAAAGTTAGTGGTGACAAACGCACCTATGGCGATTTGCGAACTCCAGAAGGCTTGGCAGAAATTGCCAAATATGCTGATGGTATTGGGCCTTGGAAACGGATGATTGTCAGCGTCAAAGGGACTGATGCTGATGGCGATGGTAAGGCAGATGATGTCAATAAGGATGGGGTAGTAAATGATGCTGATAAAACAACTTTACCACCGACAACCTTAGTCCAAGACGCTCATGCAGCAGGTTTGCAGGTTCACCCCTACACTTTCCGCAATGAAAGTCAGTATCTAGCAGCAGATTACAAAGGTAATCCTGAACTAGAGTTTCAGCAATTCATTCAACTGGGTGTTGATGCTTTCTTTACAGACTTCCCAATTACCGGAGATAAAGTTAGGGATTTACTGAACGATCCTCAGAACAATTTAGTGCGATCGCCACAAAATCCTGATGTTCTCTCAGGAAAAGCTTTTGCTAACTTAGGAGGCTCCAAAGGTTTTGAAGGCGGCACAATCAACGCCAGCAAAACCAAGCTCTATATGCTGTTAGAGGGAACAGTTCAGGGCGATCCGACTGGTGCTTTACGGATTAACGAATTTGACATTGCTAGCCGCAAATACACAGAGAAAGAACTCTACTACAAACTGGATAATCCAGCAAATGCGATCGGGGATTTCACAGTTATTAATGACAATGAATACCTAGTCATTGAACGGGATAATAACCAGGGAGCAGCAGCTAAATTCAAGCGGATCTATAAAGTAGACTTGTCTAAGACTGATGCCAATGGCTATGTCCAAAAACAAGAAGTTGCAGACCTGTTAAATATCCAAGACCCCAACGACCTCAATGGAGATGGTAAGAAAACCTTTGACTTCCCATTCCAAACTATTGAAGATGTCTTGGTGATTGACAAAAATACCATTTTGGTAGCCAATGACAACAACTATCCCTTCTCTACAGGTCGTCCTGGGAACGATCCTAAAAATCCCATCATCGACAATAACGAAATTCTACTGCTGAAGTTGGAGAAGCCGCTTAACCTTGCTCCTGGTGTAGGTCAGCCCTCCGCACTAGATCTCAATTTTGGTTCTCCGAATAGCGATGATGTGACTCTCAAGCCCGGACAAGTATTAATTACGGCTGAAGGAGCAGATAATATTGAAGCTACCAGTAGTAATTTAATTAACGCTGGCGGTGGTAATGACACGGTACAGGTAGGAAGTAACTCTTCTGTGCTGGGTGGTGACGGCGATGATAATATCGTCGTTGGTCAAAACGGCCCTGCCAGTGGTACTGGTGTTGACGGGGGTAATGGTAAAGATACCCTCGTCGTGGCTGAAGCCAAGGGTCGCAATAATCTATTTGGTGGGGCTGGTGCTGACACTCTTGTAGTTATCGAGGGTTCAGGACAATTACAATTCGGCGGTTCCGGTAACGATACCATTACTAGTGGCGGTAGCAATAATCGTCTTTATGGTGGTTCCGGTGATGACATACTCAACTCCAATACTAAAGACTCCCTGTTTGGTGGTGATGGAGATGATGTATTATTTGCTGGTTTTGGAGGTGGTAATCGCCTGACTGGTGGTGCTGGTGCTGACCAATTGTGGATTGTCAATGCTAGCCTCCCAACTAGCAAGAATATTGTCACCGACTTTACCCCAGGAATTGACGTAATTGGTATTGGCGGTATTGCTGGCGTGAGTAAATTTAGTGACTTGACGCTGTTGCAGCAAGGCAATGATACTTTGGTGAAAGCCGCAAATACAGAATTAGCTTCATTGTTGGGAATTACATCAACTAATCTCACTGCAAATAACTTTGCTTTTGCATAA